The Actinobacillus suis ATCC 33415 DNA segment TGACGATAACGTGTTTCTTGGTCGGTTAAACCTTGTACTTTGTTTGGTAACGGACGAAGTGATTTAGTTAATAACTCTACTTCTGAACAACGAACGGTTAATTCACCTGTTTTCGTTTTGAAAAGCGTACCGGCAACACCAACGATATCGCCTAAATCCCACATACTGACTTTATCCGCATACACGCCTTCAGCAAGGTTATCACGTGCAACATAAAGCTGGATTTGACCGCTTACATCTTGAATGGTAAAGAAAGACGCTTTACCCATTACACGTTTAAGCATAATACGGCCGGCAACTTTCACTTGAATATCTTGTTCTTTTAACGCTTCACCCTCTACTTCATCGTATTGTGCGTGTAATTTTTCTGCATAAGCATCACGACGGAAAGTATTCGGGAACGGATTACCTTGTTCACGTAATTTTGCTAATTTCTCACGGCGAGCTAACATTTCACCATTAAGATCTAATTCTTGGTTTTCAACTTCAGACATTTTTTAACCTTTTGCTTGATAAATTCGAAAAATGAAAGCAATTATAAGCGATTTTACAGATTTTTGGTAGGAAACAAGCGGTCGGATTTTAGGAAAAATTTGCAAAACTTTCACAAAATCCGACCGCTTGTCGATTACATGACAACAACATCAAATTGATCTTGATGATAGTAAGGTTCTAATTTGATTTCGACTTTCTTGCCGATAAAGGCTTCTAACTCAGCAATCGAAGCGTGCGTTTCTTCATTAATTAAATATTCCGCCACTTCTTTTGATGCATAAACGCGCACTTTCTCGGTTTTAAACAAGTGATGAACACGCACAATCTCACGCAGAATTTCATAACAAACGGTTTCAACCGTTTTAATCGTGCCGCGCCCTTTACACGCTGGACAATCACAGCAAAGCACTCGCTCTAAACTTTCACGAGTACGTTTACGGGTCATTTCGACCAAGCCCAGTTGGGTAAAGCCGTTCACATTGGTTTTAACTCGGTCGCCTTTTAACGCTTCTTGTAATGACTGCAACACACGCTCACGATGCTCTTCTTCTTGCATATCAATAAAATCAATAATGATAATGCCACCTAAATTACGCAACTGTAACTGATGTGCAATCGCTTGGGTCGCTTCAATATTGGTATTAAAAATCGTATGCGCTAAATTACGATGACCGACAAACGCACCGGTATTAATATCAATCGTAGTCATCGCTTCGGTTTGTTCAATAATTAAATAACCGCCTGATTTTAAATCCACTCGTTTATCCAACGCTTTTTGAATCGCTTCTTCCACACCGTAAGCGTCAAATAACGTTTGGCTACCGCTATATAAACTCACGTTTTCGGTCAGTTCCGGCATAAACTCCGCTAAAAACTCTTTAACTTGTTCATAAGTCATTTTCGAGTCAATGCGAATCGAACTGATATGTGTACCAACAAAATCACGCAAGACTCGTTGTGCTAGAGCCAACTCACCATATAACATTGATTTAACAGGATATTTTGCTTTTCGCTCTAAAATTTTACGCCATAAACGTTTCAAGAAAATCGTATCTTGTTGCAAACTTTCTTCCGAAACTTCTTCCGCCGCTGTGCGTACAATAAAGCCGCCAAGTTCATCGCAATAAGGCTCAACCAACGCTTTTAAGCGATTACGTTCTTCCTCGCTTTCGATACGTTGCGAAACGCCCACGTGGCTATTTTCCGGCATAAATACCAAATAGCGAGAAGGCAAAGTAATATCGGTGGTTAAACGCGCCCCTTTGGTACTAATCGGGTCTTTCACCACTTGTACGATAATATCCTGCCCTTCACGCACTAGCTCTGCAATATCTTTTACGACAAACTGTTTCTTCTCGTTTTCATCGACACATTCAGTATGCGAAACAATATCGGAAGCATGTAAAAATGCCGCTTTTTCCAAGCCGATATCCACAAATGCCGACTGCATCCCCGGCAACACTCGTGTCACACGCCCTTTATAAATATTACCGACAATCCCTCGTTTCGCTTCACGCTCAATATGAAGCTCTTTTAGCAATCCGTTCTCAACTAACGCCACCCGAGTCTCACTCGGCGTCACGTTTACTAATAATTCTGCACCGCTCATTGTTGTTTTTCTCTAAGTCGTTAAATCATATTCACTAAAGTTTAACATTGACGAAGTAAGAAAACAAAAACCAAGATCAAATAAGTGGTGGATTTTGACATTCACTTCAATTGAATGCTTTCACTTACATTACATATTCAATCTAACTAATAGCTAGGTAGCTCGTGGGGGAGAAATTTCACAAAAAATTTACTTATCTGTGGGGATTTTTGCTAAAATGTTGCGGTTTTTTTACGACAAGTCAAAGGTATTACAATGTCAGAACAAACTTTTATTACCGGTAAAGATGCTGCGCTTGAGGACAGTATTTCTACCTTTCAACATAAATTAAAAACTTTAGGGTTTAACATTGAAGAAGCGTCTTGGTTAAATCCTGTACCGAATGTGTGGTCGGTGCATATTCGTGATGCGGATTGTCCGCAGTGTTTCTCAAATGGTAAAGGCGCAAGCAAAAAAGCAGCGCTTGCTTCGGCATTAGGTGAATATTTCGAGCGTTTATCAACCAACTATTTCTGGGCAGATTTTTATTTAGGTCAAGAAATTGCGAATAGTGAATTTGTGCATTATCCGACTGAGAAATGGTTCCCAATCGAAGATGATGAGCAATTACCGGAAGGTATTTTGGATGATTTCTTATTTGATTACTTCGATCCGAATGGCGAGTTAACCCCGAATTTATTAATTGATTTGCAATCAGGTAACTACGATCGTGGTATCGTTGCGTTGCCTTATACTCGTCAATCGGATAACCAAACCGTGTATATTCCGCAAAGCATTATCGGCAACTTATTTGTTTCAAACGGTATGTCGGCTGGTAATACGAAAAACGAAGCGCGTGTACAAGGTTTGTCGGAAGTGTTCGAGCGTTTTGTCAAAAACCGTATTATCACAGAAGCAATCAGCTTACCAGAAATTCCGCAAAGCGTGATTGACGGCTATCCGACAATCAAAGCATCTATCGAAAAACTTGAGCAAGAAGGTTTCCCGATTTTATGCTATGACGCATCATTAGGCGGTGAATTCCCTGTTATTTGTGTGATCTTGTTAAATCCGAATAATGGAACTTGTTTCGCTTCATTCGGTGCGCACCCGAATTTCCAAGTGGCGTTTGAACGTACGGTAACCGAGTTATTACAAGGTCGGAGCTTAAAAGATTTAGATGTGTTTGCTCCGCCTTCATTTAATAATGAAGATGTGGCGGATCACGCTAACCTTGAAACGCACTTTATTGATTCAAGCGGTCTGATTTCGTGGGATCTTTTCAAGAAAGATGCCGATTATGAATTCGTTCACTGGGATTTCTCAGGTACAACCGAGCAAGAATTTACCAATATGATGGCAATCTTTAATAAGCACGAGCAACCTGTTTATATTATGGATTATGAACATTTAGGTGTGTACGCTTGCCGTATTCTTGCGCCAGGTATGTCGAACATCTATCCAAGTGACGATTTAGTTTATGCGAATAACAATATGGGCATGGATTGGCGTGAAATCTTGTTAGATCTGCCACATTTCCATCACGATCGTGAAACTTATCAAGAACTTCTTGATGAATTAGATGAACAAGGTATTGATGATTTAACTCGTGTACGTGAGTTTATCGGTTTAGTAGCAGAAAAAGGTTCTGCAATGCAAACCTTACGTATCGGTGAGCTTAAATCTATGCTGCATTTAGCTTTAGGTAACTTAGAGCAAGCGTTAGACTGGGCAAACTGGACTGCGAATATGAATGCGAGCGTATTCTCAGCGGAGCGTAACAATTATTACCGCTGCCTAATTCAATCGATTGAGTTGTTCTTAGATGAAGAACGTGATGCAGAACAATATCGTATGGTATTTGAGAAAATGTACGGTAAACAAGCGGTTGAATCTGCTTGGGGCGCAATCCAAGGCGGTAACCCGTTCCACGGCTTAACCGCATCGGATGAATCGCTTGAAAATATGACCGCACATCAGAAATTACTTGATGCTTACCGTAAATTACAGGTGGCGAAAGTAAATCCGATTGCTCGTTAAGCTTTTCAAATGGTGGGCGAAAGCCCACCTTATTATCTACTATATCTTCCTGAAATCTCTCGCACACTTTCCACTACTTCATATTTCAAATCATTAAAATCTTGCTGAAGATAGTTGAAATTTTTACGTGCATAAGCAATTTTCATCTGCTCTGATTGATCCAACAAACTTTCATCTACACCAGCCTGGATGCCTTTACCCGTATTTTTGGTTTCTGCCACAAAATAAATTTTATTCTGTCCTTTAAACACTACCGCCCAATCGGGGTTATAATTACCTAATGGTGTTGGAATTTTAAACTTTTTCGGTAATTTGAAATAAAACTCAACTTGTTCACTATTTTCACAATCTCTTGCAAACGAAGTTTCCGTATTTGAATCTAGGGAAATATATTCTTCGTGAATTGTTTTTTCTTGCTCATTCACTTTAAAAGTGAATTGATTTGGATAAAACTCAAAATCTTCGAATAAAGTCATCTCATAGGTTTTACCCGCAATACGTCGATACTGTACACCTTCCGCCATAATTTCTTGCAAAGCAAAGTTAATTTTCTCTGCAACTAAGTCAATAAAACGCTGTGGATTAGCAAAGATCTCCTGCAAGCGGTCAGATTTTTGCAAAATATTACAAAGCGTTTCACGGGTTAGTCCCGTTTTCTTTTGGAGCATATTCAATACATCAGGAATTGCCCATTCCACTTTTGTTATATCACTTCCTTCACCTCGTAAATCTGTCTGTACCCCTGTTTCATCAAAACGTAATTTAACTTTCGTATGCTGAATTTTAACCGCTTCCACTCTCTGCATTTTGGCAATTTTCGCTATGGCATTTTCAATTAAATCAGCTTGTGCAAACGCCACTCGATAAGTGGTTTTATATTTGATTCGCTCCCATAAGGTTTGAAATTCAGGGTGTTGGCTAAAATCTTTCCGATAACGCACAACCTTACGTTCTGCTTTATTTTTGATTTGGCTTTTTTCAAATGTAACGCCACAATCTTCTTCAATTTCACGTTGTAATTTCGAAGCAAATTCCTCGTAGCTTTCATTGGCTATCACAGTCAAAATATTTTTACTTTTATCTTGCAAACGAACACCATTTTGATCAACTGGTAAACGTAAACCTCGCCCGATCTCTTGACGTTTTTTTAGCTCGCTAGCAGTATCATTTAGAGTACAAATTTGGAATACGTTAGGATTATCCCAGCCCTCTCTCAACGCTGAATGGGAGAAAATAAAACGCAATGGATTATCCAATGATAACAAGCCTTCTTTATTTTTCATTATAAGTTGGTAAGTATCATTATCTGCCTGCGTTGTGCCGCTGGTATCTTTTACTACACCTTTTTTATCTTTCGAAAAATAGCCATCGTGCACACCTTCGGGGGACTCATTTACCAATTCTTGATAAATTTCTTCAAACCACTGGTAGAATTTCCCACCATTGCGATAGTTATCCACCTTATCAATAAAAAACAACGATAAAACCTTCACGCCAAGCGGTCGAAATTTCTTTTCTTTTTGCAAATGCTCTTCAATCGTGCGGCGAATCTGCATTTTCTGCAAATCGTCTTTTAAAGCAGAATTATTTGCGCCTGCGAAAACTTGCATACCACTATTAAATTCAATCATTTGAGCATCAAAATCCATTCCACTCAAAATATAGCCACTGCGATACATCTCATTTTGGTTGGAAAGCTCAAACAAATCTTGATTTGGCTTAATGGTAACGACTTTTTTCTTCATCGCTTTCTTATCATTAAACAAAATTTCCACCTTTGCCGACCAACTTTTTGCCGTTGTTTTAAGTTCTTTTAATGCGACATAAGCTCCATTTACCTCGTTTTCTGCCAGAACGCTATCTACCTCAATTTGTTTCACATAACCCTGTTCATAGGCTTGTACAGGGTTGAAACTAAAAATTGGGTGGTAGGCATTTTTATGCGTCGCTGAATAACGTAAAGTAAATAATGGATTGAGGCTATCAATTGCTTTACGGCGAATTTCAGTTTCCATATTTTGAGGTTCGTCAATAATCACGATTGGGCGAGCCTGTTGAATATAGCTAATCAGAGCAACACCACTTTCATTCATCGTATTGATAATGTTGCTATCTTTCGCAAATGAGTCGATATTAATCACTAAAATTTCGATATTGTGATTTTCTGCAAACTGTTTCAAACGTGAAAGTTGGTTACTTTTATACTCAAATTTTTGGTTTACACTCACATTATCGAATAATGTGGCGAAATGCTGACGTGTAGTTTTTAACGTATGCAATACGCCCTCACGAATCGCCAC contains these protein-coding regions:
- the ycaO gene encoding 30S ribosomal protein S12 methylthiotransferase accessory factor YcaO — translated: MSEQTFITGKDAALEDSISTFQHKLKTLGFNIEEASWLNPVPNVWSVHIRDADCPQCFSNGKGASKKAALASALGEYFERLSTNYFWADFYLGQEIANSEFVHYPTEKWFPIEDDEQLPEGILDDFLFDYFDPNGELTPNLLIDLQSGNYDRGIVALPYTRQSDNQTVYIPQSIIGNLFVSNGMSAGNTKNEARVQGLSEVFERFVKNRIITEAISLPEIPQSVIDGYPTIKASIEKLEQEGFPILCYDASLGGEFPVICVILLNPNNGTCFASFGAHPNFQVAFERTVTELLQGRSLKDLDVFAPPSFNNEDVADHANLETHFIDSSGLISWDLFKKDADYEFVHWDFSGTTEQEFTNMMAIFNKHEQPVYIMDYEHLGVYACRILAPGMSNIYPSDDLVYANNNMGMDWREILLDLPHFHHDRETYQELLDELDEQGIDDLTRVREFIGLVAEKGSAMQTLRIGELKSMLHLALGNLEQALDWANWTANMNASVFSAERNNYYRCLIQSIELFLDEERDAEQYRMVFEKMYGKQAVESAWGAIQGGNPFHGLTASDESLENMTAHQKLLDAYRKLQVAKVNPIAR
- a CDS encoding DEAD/DEAH box helicase family protein, producing MKLQFETLDYQQQAVRSVLNLFVGQPNQQTNDLQLAHHSQFCPNAELVADLPLTENLANQQNAQNIKYKTTLSDHGLNFTVEMETGTGKTYVYLRTIFELNREYGWQKFVIVVPSVAIREGVLHTLKTTRQHFATLFDNVSVNQKFEYKSNQLSRLKQFAENHNIEILVINIDSFAKDSNIINTMNESGVALISYIQQARPIVIIDEPQNMETEIRRKAIDSLNPLFTLRYSATHKNAYHPIFSFNPVQAYEQGYVKQIEVDSVLAENEVNGAYVALKELKTTAKSWSAKVEILFNDKKAMKKKVVTIKPNQDLFELSNQNEMYRSGYILSGMDFDAQMIEFNSGMQVFAGANNSALKDDLQKMQIRRTIEEHLQKEKKFRPLGVKVLSLFFIDKVDNYRNGGKFYQWFEEIYQELVNESPEGVHDGYFSKDKKGVVKDTSGTTQADNDTYQLIMKNKEGLLSLDNPLRFIFSHSALREGWDNPNVFQICTLNDTASELKKRQEIGRGLRLPVDQNGVRLQDKSKNILTVIANESYEEFASKLQREIEEDCGVTFEKSQIKNKAERKVVRYRKDFSQHPEFQTLWERIKYKTTYRVAFAQADLIENAIAKIAKMQRVEAVKIQHTKVKLRFDETGVQTDLRGEGSDITKVEWAIPDVLNMLQKKTGLTRETLCNILQKSDRLQEIFANPQRFIDLVAEKINFALQEIMAEGVQYRRIAGKTYEMTLFEDFEFYPNQFTFKVNEQEKTIHEEYISLDSNTETSFARDCENSEQVEFYFKLPKKFKIPTPLGNYNPDWAVVFKGQNKIYFVAETKNTGKGIQAGVDESLLDQSEQMKIAYARKNFNYLQQDFNDLKYEVVESVREISGRYSR
- the rng gene encoding ribonuclease G, whose translation is MSGAELLVNVTPSETRVALVENGLLKELHIEREAKRGIVGNIYKGRVTRVLPGMQSAFVDIGLEKAAFLHASDIVSHTECVDENEKKQFVVKDIAELVREGQDIIVQVVKDPISTKGARLTTDITLPSRYLVFMPENSHVGVSQRIESEEERNRLKALVEPYCDELGGFIVRTAAEEVSEESLQQDTIFLKRLWRKILERKAKYPVKSMLYGELALAQRVLRDFVGTHISSIRIDSKMTYEQVKEFLAEFMPELTENVSLYSGSQTLFDAYGVEEAIQKALDKRVDLKSGGYLIIEQTEAMTTIDINTGAFVGHRNLAHTIFNTNIEATQAIAHQLQLRNLGGIIIIDFIDMQEEEHRERVLQSLQEALKGDRVKTNVNGFTQLGLVEMTRKRTRESLERVLCCDCPACKGRGTIKTVETVCYEILREIVRVHHLFKTEKVRVYASKEVAEYLINEETHASIAELEAFIGKKVEIKLEPYYHQDQFDVVVM